A DNA window from Candidatus Neomarinimicrobiota bacterium contains the following coding sequences:
- a CDS encoding FABP family protein, which produces MSAKKKDIDYGPLNELIGVWRGAKGLDVAPEPAGAEDNPYFETITYLAIGDVTNAESQVLWAVHYRQIVQRKSNNEIFHDETGYWMWDPKEETIMHALAIPRGVSVLAGGTYTGARDAEGRVMIEVAAKLDDSNWKIIQSPFMLEYARTTEFRQHITVGNGKLSYSETTIVEIYGKVFEHTDQNDLILQ; this is translated from the coding sequence ATGAGCGCTAAAAAAAAAGATATAGATTATGGTCCCCTGAATGAGCTCATCGGCGTTTGGAGGGGAGCTAAAGGCCTGGATGTGGCGCCAGAACCAGCTGGAGCTGAAGACAATCCCTATTTTGAAACTATCACCTACCTAGCCATTGGGGACGTTACTAACGCTGAATCACAAGTCTTGTGGGCGGTGCATTATCGTCAAATAGTTCAACGGAAATCAAATAACGAGATATTTCACGATGAGACGGGTTATTGGATGTGGGATCCCAAGGAGGAAACAATTATGCATGCTCTAGCCATTCCTCGCGGAGTAAGCGTGCTCGCCGGAGGGACTTATACTGGAGCAAGAGACGCTGAAGGCCGTGTGATGATAGAAGTAGCGGCAAAACTTGATGACAGTAATTGGAAAATAATTCAGTCACCATTCATGCTCGAATACGCCCGCACGACTGAGTTTCGCCAACATATTACAGTAGGAAATGGAAAGCTATCTTATTCTGAAACTACAATCGTAGAAATCTATGGAAAAGTATTTGAACACACCGACCAAAATGACTTGATACTTCAGTGA
- a CDS encoding transporter encodes MSLLLVSLTSQFAFGQGPPINTNTAFVVGLEGAAVRSFGKVVRKSTLFADGKKVSDALNREVTVSALPVMVPYEVIPNKLVVIGAIAFLDKRMKLTRDGTRESRGDAGLGDLKLLAKYQFVQNDTKRSSFRMTYLGGLKLPTGRADTTLPAPLQLGTGSFDFIAGSIATYVRDRWGLNAEAILNKNTKAHDYQFGDILSLNLALGYRFFPRVYEIYPSPYATVYLELLSQISGTNMEQGVELDDTGGRVVLLSPGIQYVLSRTLLVEASLQYPVVQDLNGTQLGTDFSVNVGIRWLIF; translated from the coding sequence TTGTCTCTGCTTCTGGTGAGCCTGACAAGCCAGTTTGCCTTTGGCCAGGGGCCACCTATAAATACCAACACAGCCTTTGTCGTAGGATTGGAAGGCGCAGCGGTTCGCAGTTTTGGCAAAGTGGTGCGGAAATCAACCCTCTTTGCCGATGGCAAAAAGGTTAGCGATGCACTCAATCGAGAGGTAACGGTTTCCGCCCTCCCGGTGATGGTGCCTTACGAAGTTATTCCCAATAAGTTGGTGGTTATTGGGGCCATTGCTTTTCTGGACAAAAGGATGAAACTGACCCGGGACGGGACCCGCGAATCAAGGGGAGATGCGGGCTTGGGTGATCTGAAATTGCTGGCCAAGTACCAGTTTGTGCAAAACGACACGAAAAGATCAAGTTTTAGGATGACGTATCTAGGGGGCTTGAAACTACCAACAGGCAGAGCTGATACAACGTTGCCTGCTCCATTGCAGCTGGGCACGGGCTCTTTCGATTTCATTGCTGGATCGATAGCGACCTATGTTCGGGATCGGTGGGGGCTGAACGCAGAGGCAATTCTCAACAAGAACACAAAGGCGCATGACTATCAGTTCGGCGATATCTTGTCCCTAAACCTTGCTCTGGGATATCGTTTCTTCCCCCGGGTTTATGAGATCTACCCCTCCCCATATGCCACAGTCTATCTGGAGTTGCTCTCGCAAATCAGTGGGACAAACATGGAACAGGGGGTGGAGTTGGACGATACCGGTGGCAGGGTAGTATTGCTTTCCCCCGGCATCCAATACGTCCTTTCGCGGACTCTGCTGGTGGAAGCTTCTCTTCAGTATCCTGTCGTTCAAGACCTAAACGGTACCCAATTGGGAACTGACTTTTCAGTCAACGTTGGGATACGATGGTTGATTTTCTAA
- a CDS encoding MerR family transcriptional regulator encodes MTGITTGQLAKRANVNIETLRYYERRGIIPEPPRRESGYRQYPDNAVARIQFIKRAQELGFTLEEIQELLNLRVDPETPCAVVKRRADLKVIEVEEKLRSLKRIKKALNKLAASCSGRGPVGDCPILEALGGDGTW; translated from the coding sequence ATGACAGGCATTACCACAGGCCAATTAGCCAAGAGAGCGAACGTAAATATTGAAACGCTTCGTTACTATGAACGACGGGGGATTATCCCTGAACCGCCCCGGCGCGAGTCCGGTTACCGGCAATATCCGGACAATGCGGTCGCTCGTATCCAGTTTATTAAGCGAGCGCAGGAACTGGGGTTCACCCTTGAGGAGATACAGGAGCTTCTCAACTTGCGAGTGGACCCGGAGACGCCCTGCGCTGTCGTTAAGAGACGGGCGGACCTTAAGGTCATAGAGGTCGAGGAAAAGTTGCGCTCCCTCAAGAGGATCAAGAAAGCCCTGAATAAGTTGGCGGCCTCGTGTAGCGGCCGGGGTCCCGTGGGCGATTGTCCTATCCTGGAGGCGCTGGGTGGCGACGGGACATGGTAA
- a CDS encoding (2Fe-2S)-binding protein: MNNQVTKPVGRQTVESLVKPEIKAQLTLQPYFFCDAPDCDTVYVSALGDHLITKDLLTVRVGIKETDDPIPLCYCFGYDRKDVRDDIRQKGATDIQKIITDRVRAGECRCELTNPSGGCCLGTVAKEIKYAKALKEQDLLPVG; encoded by the coding sequence ATGAATAATCAGGTGACGAAGCCGGTGGGAAGGCAGACCGTCGAAAGCCTGGTCAAGCCCGAGATCAAGGCTCAGCTGACCCTTCAGCCCTACTTTTTCTGCGATGCCCCGGATTGCGATACGGTCTATGTGTCCGCCTTGGGAGATCACCTGATCACCAAGGACTTGCTTACTGTCCGTGTGGGGATCAAAGAGACCGATGACCCCATTCCGCTCTGCTACTGTTTCGGCTATGACCGGAAAGACGTGCGCGATGATATTCGCCAGAAGGGCGCCACCGACATCCAAAAAATCATCACGGACCGCGTGCGGGCCGGGGAATGTCGCTGCGAGCTGACCAATCCCAGCGGAGGGTGTTGCCTGGGCACGGTAGCGAAGGAAATCAAGTACGCCAAGGCCCTTAAGGAACAGGACTTACTCCCCGTGGGATGA
- a CDS encoding tetratricopeptide repeat protein, with the protein MYHVKNLLSSASVVAALILTLQVGCSKTQSGDLPITTSSEDARAAYLEGRHLAENLRANDARVHFQKAVEADPAFAMAYLQSAIIAPSPGEVFEYLDQAVERSGGVSKAEQQYIEAVNIRTRGDSKGALRLLRTLARTYPEDSRISLLIGLYEYVDLADEDEGAKWLKRSVASQTDYAPPLNMLGYLYLGQRNFDEAENYFKQQIDILPEEPNPHDSMGDMLSRAGRYEEAVNSYARAVELDPGFVLSQRNIGINLAWSGNYDAGRDAIMQAMDMAPTSAGKIAAQYAIARLYMYQNELAEALVASRKAITMSQAANLPASVANYEMMSARIYMRMDNPEQAAEAIAHCAKTIADAQLDESVTKNWWRQRLYEEADLASRAADFDLADAKTAALRELIDIEKNPGLMRLYHSAMGKVEIQRENYQSAVDHLLQANMNSPYDTYYLSRAYAGAGNIENAQELLERAVKWNADSQFYSLIRAEAAAALKGS; encoded by the coding sequence ATGTATCACGTCAAGAATCTGCTGTCATCCGCCAGCGTTGTAGCAGCATTGATCCTCACACTGCAGGTGGGCTGCAGCAAGACACAGTCTGGCGATCTGCCCATCACAACGAGTTCTGAAGATGCTCGTGCCGCCTACCTTGAAGGTCGCCATCTGGCGGAAAATTTGAGGGCCAATGATGCTCGTGTTCACTTTCAGAAGGCGGTGGAAGCGGACCCGGCGTTTGCCATGGCATACTTGCAGAGTGCTATCATCGCACCATCACCTGGCGAAGTGTTCGAGTATCTTGACCAAGCCGTGGAACGTTCCGGCGGTGTCAGCAAGGCAGAACAGCAATACATTGAGGCGGTTAATATTCGAACACGTGGCGACTCAAAAGGAGCGCTCCGCCTGCTAAGAACTCTGGCCCGGACCTACCCCGAAGACAGCCGAATAAGTCTTCTGATCGGTCTCTACGAATACGTTGATCTGGCCGATGAGGACGAGGGGGCTAAATGGCTTAAGCGATCCGTCGCCAGCCAAACCGATTATGCGCCGCCACTCAACATGTTGGGCTACCTCTATCTGGGTCAGCGCAATTTCGATGAGGCGGAGAACTATTTCAAGCAGCAGATCGACATCCTGCCGGAGGAGCCCAATCCGCATGATTCCATGGGCGACATGCTCAGCCGCGCGGGCAGGTATGAGGAAGCGGTAAACAGTTATGCCCGGGCTGTGGAGCTGGATCCCGGATTTGTGCTCTCTCAGCGTAACATAGGTATTAATCTCGCCTGGTCGGGTAATTACGACGCTGGGCGAGATGCAATCATGCAAGCCATGGACATGGCGCCAACCAGCGCCGGTAAGATTGCTGCCCAATATGCCATTGCCCGTTTATATATGTACCAGAACGAGCTCGCGGAAGCTCTGGTCGCTTCCAGGAAAGCAATCACGATGTCCCAGGCGGCCAACCTACCCGCAAGTGTCGCCAATTATGAAATGATGAGCGCCAGAATCTATATGCGGATGGATAATCCCGAGCAGGCGGCGGAGGCAATCGCCCATTGCGCTAAGACCATCGCTGATGCCCAGCTGGATGAATCGGTTACTAAAAACTGGTGGCGGCAGAGGCTCTACGAAGAAGCGGATCTCGCTTCCCGAGCAGCAGATTTTGACCTGGCCGATGCAAAAACTGCCGCCTTACGTGAACTCATCGATATCGAAAAAAATCCCGGACTCATGCGGCTTTATCATTCGGCCATGGGGAAAGTAGAAATCCAGCGTGAAAACTATCAGTCTGCGGTGGATCACCTGCTGCAGGCTAATATGAACAGTCCCTATGATACTTACTATCTGTCAAGGGCCTATGCCGGTGCCGGCAATATCGAAAATGCCCAAGAATTGCTGGAACGGGCCGTCAAGTGGAATGCTGACAGTCAGTTTTATTCGCTGATCAGGGCAGAAGCGGCGGCAGCGCTCAAGGGGAGCTAG
- a CDS encoding class I SAM-dependent methyltransferase → MNTTSFDPERYKTGQRQEWNSVATGWRKWWPIIEARTQKVSDRFMELAGIGENQVVLDVATGIGEPSLTAARRVGPGGKVVATDPSEGMLQIASDRAAEAGLPNVEFLNLDAGGLSFGEGAFDAATCRWGLMFVPDLRAALQGIRQTLKPGGKFVSTVWGPPEKAVGIALPMGVVKEMLNLPPPPPDAPNFFKLSPPGVLEGALTDAGFMKVQGESMMIDFEFDGVQDYLSFLQEVSAPITMMLSDQPAEKVAAVWEGIATAAGKFVGEDGHVRLPSKTIVAVGER, encoded by the coding sequence GTGAACACAACATCATTCGATCCAGAACGGTACAAGACCGGCCAGCGCCAGGAGTGGAACTCGGTGGCCACCGGGTGGCGCAAGTGGTGGCCGATCATCGAGGCACGCACCCAGAAGGTAAGCGACCGCTTCATGGAGCTGGCGGGGATTGGCGAAAACCAGGTGGTCCTTGATGTCGCCACCGGCATCGGCGAACCTTCCTTGACGGCCGCCCGGCGGGTCGGTCCCGGCGGCAAGGTGGTCGCCACGGATCCGTCCGAGGGGATGCTGCAGATCGCCAGCGACAGGGCGGCGGAGGCGGGACTGCCCAACGTAGAGTTTCTGAACCTCGACGCCGGTGGACTCTCTTTCGGAGAAGGCGCCTTTGATGCCGCCACGTGCCGCTGGGGCCTGATGTTTGTTCCCGACCTGCGGGCGGCGCTACAGGGTATTCGGCAGACGCTGAAGCCGGGTGGCAAGTTCGTTTCCACCGTGTGGGGGCCGCCGGAAAAGGCCGTAGGCATCGCTCTGCCTATGGGTGTGGTGAAGGAGATGCTCAATCTGCCGCCGCCGCCCCCGGATGCGCCCAACTTTTTCAAGCTCAGTCCTCCCGGAGTCCTTGAGGGGGCGTTGACGGATGCAGGCTTTATGAAGGTGCAGGGTGAGTCGATGATGATCGATTTTGAATTCGATGGCGTGCAGGATTATCTCAGCTTTCTACAGGAAGTATCGGCACCGATAACGATGATGCTGTCCGATCAGCCGGCCGAGAAAGTTGCCGCCGTTTGGGAAGGAATCGCCACCGCCGCAGGCAAGTTTGTGGGCGAGGACGGCCACGTACGCTTGCCGAGCAAGACCATCGTGGCTGTGGGGGAGCGCTAG
- a CDS encoding c-type cytochrome, whose product MRIKLTLIVLFTIVFSGCAKFIPARIGPPSDVSVEITPERVALGKKLAEGIMACGSCHTTGSFEGDPQQDMYLAGDVEYGKFEGKIAVPNITPDKETGIGAWTDGELIRAITKGLSRDNRILLPTMPWANFGAALTDEEAQALVAYLRTEPEPVRHEVEATDLTMLMSFFTLTGLAYNTYAKDPFYTDYEPNLTTAEGRGKRLAYLGACVDCHVYAPKYEPQFGSLAGGLIVDVPGIPAVFCSNLTPDIETGIGSFSDEELYDAIKYGKRLRPLPATEMVRWPMMARITYHTSLTDDEISDLTAFLRSQPPVRNDVLELEAKEAEKGK is encoded by the coding sequence ATGAGAATCAAATTGACTCTTATTGTTCTCTTCACTATCGTATTTAGCGGGTGTGCCAAATTTATTCCGGCACGAATTGGACCACCATCGGATGTTTCTGTGGAAATCACCCCGGAGCGAGTTGCCTTGGGTAAGAAATTGGCCGAGGGGATCATGGCCTGTGGCTCATGCCATACGACCGGAAGTTTTGAGGGCGATCCTCAGCAAGATATGTACCTGGCGGGCGATGTTGAATACGGCAAATTTGAAGGGAAAATTGCAGTCCCCAACATAACGCCTGACAAGGAGACAGGAATTGGTGCTTGGACCGATGGAGAACTCATCCGGGCAATTACCAAGGGACTGAGCCGGGATAACCGTATCTTGTTGCCCACGATGCCATGGGCGAATTTTGGCGCCGCATTAACCGATGAAGAAGCTCAGGCACTCGTCGCCTACCTGCGGACAGAACCGGAGCCGGTCAGGCATGAGGTGGAGGCCACCGATCTAACGATGCTTATGTCTTTCTTCACATTGACGGGCTTAGCATACAACACATACGCCAAAGACCCCTTTTATACGGATTACGAACCAAACCTTACAACTGCGGAGGGACGCGGCAAACGGCTTGCTTATCTGGGCGCATGTGTCGATTGCCACGTATATGCTCCTAAATACGAGCCACAATTCGGTTCGTTGGCGGGAGGCTTGATAGTGGATGTGCCCGGAATACCCGCCGTTTTCTGCTCAAACCTCACGCCGGACATTGAGACCGGGATTGGCAGCTTTAGCGATGAGGAACTTTATGATGCGATCAAGTACGGCAAGCGCTTGCGCCCCCTGCCCGCTACCGAGATGGTGCGCTGGCCCATGATGGCCCGGATTACCTATCACACCTCACTTACCGATGATGAGATTTCCGATCTCACAGCGTTCCTGCGCTCCCAACCACCGGTGAGGAACGACGTGCTGGAACTGGAAGCAAAAGAGGCCGAAAAGGGGAAGTGA
- a CDS encoding Arc family DNA-binding protein: MPRPKARPAGEKSVMFGLRLPASIHAAVKKIAQEDDRSMNGQIVRALKQWLRQRERMWSMD; this comes from the coding sequence ATGCCAAGGCCCAAAGCAAGACCTGCCGGTGAGAAATCCGTGATGTTCGGATTGAGACTTCCAGCGTCCATCCATGCAGCAGTGAAGAAGATCGCTCAGGAGGATGATCGCTCGATGAATGGTCAGATCGTGCGGGCCTTGAAGCAATGGCTCAGACAAAGGGAAAGGATGTGGTCCATGGACTAA
- a CDS encoding heavy-metal-associated domain-containing protein, producing the protein MKAKTAETWITPALFVATLLISPMVLAAQVAREDVLQPKVIVEVDGLACPFCAYGLEQRIQEIPSVQQSIINIEAGTVELTPNEGEHIDIDEVKAAVKAGGFTARGEVGVALAGQLIDWNGVPALSINSTNRAGKNVTTIYVLKENRQLKRLKASAKSSGQEVFITGQASEAPPLGHPDRHPYIVDIKTFQVL; encoded by the coding sequence ATGAAAGCGAAAACAGCTGAAACCTGGATAACACCGGCGCTCTTTGTCGCTACGTTGTTGATCTCACCAATGGTTCTGGCCGCACAAGTGGCTCGCGAGGACGTACTGCAACCCAAAGTCATTGTTGAGGTCGATGGGTTGGCCTGCCCATTCTGTGCCTATGGCTTGGAGCAGCGCATTCAGGAGATCCCCTCCGTGCAGCAATCCATCATCAACATTGAGGCAGGGACTGTGGAGCTCACTCCCAATGAGGGCGAGCATATCGATATAGATGAGGTCAAGGCAGCGGTGAAAGCGGGAGGCTTCACAGCCCGTGGAGAGGTCGGGGTGGCACTGGCTGGACAATTGATCGATTGGAACGGTGTGCCAGCCCTATCAATCAACTCAACAAACAGAGCGGGAAAGAATGTTACGACGATCTATGTGCTGAAAGAGAATCGCCAGCTAAAGCGACTCAAGGCATCGGCGAAGTCCTCTGGGCAGGAGGTCTTTATCACAGGCCAAGCATCCGAAGCACCCCCCTTGGGACATCCTGATCGTCACCCGTATATTGTTGACATCAAAACCTTCCAAGTACTTTAA